From Kineosporia succinea, the proteins below share one genomic window:
- a CDS encoding putative PEP-binding protein, with protein sequence MSEFLGLADLSPGATEPPGAVLGEILAGPETGWLEGECAEPDEWSAGRVLVVRELRSSMYPLLRSSRAVVCAFGGPAGHMSAVCRAKGITVIRIPEADLVRMRGTVRIDRSRGLIDLGSARGSAPGVPADDVSRSAPPGSTCAVVAGGEEIDAVNESGWGSTVDRFFVREEFLCLEAGLSPLDLLAAGPDGQDRYAREMAAMILGMRSKLQPHQKIVYRLLDLRSDDAAGITRTAAVGEEANPELGLHGTRWIVETPAYVDVVRSVVRRLAEQEPGIHDSLALAGPFVADCHEFSQLAAALGLPERWTVSAFVETPAGVYDVPAICRAGAAEVFIGTKDLVQLFLAADRGNHRVAGSYNTRHPAVIDALARAIMACQSLEVPVRVYSFARDLDHYLSRLPRPTGYIMDSAELIARLGSHPGRRAERCLR encoded by the coding sequence ATGTCCGAATTCCTGGGTCTGGCGGACCTGTCCCCGGGGGCCACCGAGCCTCCGGGGGCAGTGCTGGGCGAGATCCTCGCCGGACCCGAAACCGGTTGGCTGGAGGGCGAATGCGCCGAACCCGACGAGTGGAGCGCGGGCCGGGTCCTCGTGGTCCGGGAGCTCCGGTCGTCGATGTACCCGCTGCTGCGATCCTCCCGGGCGGTCGTCTGCGCCTTCGGGGGACCCGCCGGTCACATGTCGGCCGTCTGCCGGGCCAAGGGCATCACGGTGATCCGGATCCCCGAGGCCGACCTCGTGCGGATGCGCGGGACGGTACGGATCGACCGTTCCCGGGGCCTGATCGATCTCGGGTCGGCCCGTGGCTCCGCGCCGGGTGTTCCGGCCGACGACGTAAGCCGTTCGGCACCACCGGGATCCACCTGCGCGGTCGTCGCGGGCGGGGAGGAGATCGACGCCGTCAACGAATCGGGGTGGGGATCGACGGTCGACCGGTTCTTCGTCCGCGAGGAGTTCCTCTGTCTCGAGGCCGGTCTCAGTCCGCTCGACCTGCTGGCGGCGGGTCCGGACGGGCAGGACCGGTACGCCCGCGAGATGGCGGCGATGATTCTGGGCATGCGCTCGAAGTTGCAGCCGCACCAGAAGATCGTGTACCGCCTCCTGGATCTGCGCTCGGACGACGCGGCCGGCATCACCCGCACGGCCGCGGTCGGGGAGGAGGCGAATCCCGAACTCGGGCTCCACGGCACCCGCTGGATCGTCGAGACACCCGCCTACGTGGACGTGGTCAGGTCAGTGGTGCGCCGGCTGGCCGAGCAGGAGCCAGGCATCCACGACAGTCTCGCCCTGGCCGGCCCCTTCGTCGCCGACTGCCACGAATTCTCCCAGCTCGCGGCAGCTCTCGGCCTTCCCGAACGATGGACGGTGTCGGCGTTCGTGGAGACCCCGGCCGGTGTGTACGACGTGCCGGCGATCTGCCGCGCGGGGGCGGCGGAGGTGTTCATCGGGACCAAGGACCTGGTGCAGCTCTTCCTGGCCGCCGATCGCGGGAACCATCGCGTGGCAGGCAGTTACAACACCCGTCACCCGGCGGTGATCGATGCGCTGGCGCGCGCCATCATGGCGTGCCAGAGCCTGGAGGTGCCGGTGCGGGTCTACAGTTTCGCGCGCGACCTGGACCACTACCTGAGCCGCCTGCCCCGGCCGACGGGATACATCATGGACAGTGCGGAACTGATCGCGCGGCTCGGCTCCCACCCCGGCCGGCGGGCTGAGAGGTGCCTCAGATGA
- a CDS encoding FAD/NAD(P)-binding protein — protein MSPGPTHPSVVVVVGGGLGGTATAVRLLGSARAPVEVQIWERRPELRSAGPAYHREGNPWNHIFNIQAGRMSLFREDTFDFIRWANTEADRTGWPAEWREQEFLEHSPAPRRIFQDYLEQRLERARRDAAPGVVLTEVHGRIDDLVPDDTGVRVSGRAFPPGSAAGEERTLRADYVVLATGLELRTPAYAARVRDHPAYLREPYTRRGVRTLENLPSGARVLIVGSVLSAYDTTTLLLRRGHTGDIYLTSGSGSSLRAYPEQHAHEVIELPAPAFADADFASRSRFLEAVGREWRTACARARASHPDLPEAIVSERVAKAWEPHTPAVLSHLATPLLRSLLQEFSTAVATLRVGAMRQAVSPVDDAVASGEQVHRLVGTVEDIRPASGDGLVVRLVHRDGQTREMACDLVVDSFGRQPDYTKAGSPLWRNLLAAGTAVPHERTGRGLEVDEYGHPVRRDGTPAHRVALVGCLREGDEIIRNGRSGAFSLNLAAIKNHSLSVVVDILDALEEPRTAAGPGVEQVREALFARPGTPAGDLALRARDLEIRRLSVQGRGDRETLSADLAACIDSLALRPWPPGATRPLLTVAIRREALQALCDVSVTPKDLTGILGLEPVI, from the coding sequence ATGAGTCCCGGTCCCACCCACCCCTCGGTGGTGGTCGTCGTGGGAGGCGGCCTGGGCGGCACGGCCACGGCCGTCCGGCTGCTCGGTTCTGCCCGGGCTCCCGTCGAGGTGCAGATCTGGGAACGGCGCCCCGAGCTCCGCAGCGCCGGCCCGGCGTACCACCGGGAGGGCAACCCCTGGAACCATATCTTCAACATCCAGGCGGGTCGGATGTCCCTCTTCCGAGAGGACACGTTCGACTTCATCCGCTGGGCCAACACCGAGGCCGACCGCACCGGCTGGCCGGCCGAATGGCGTGAGCAGGAGTTCCTCGAGCACAGCCCGGCACCGCGCCGCATCTTCCAGGACTATCTGGAGCAGCGGCTCGAACGGGCCCGGCGGGACGCGGCTCCCGGCGTCGTGCTGACCGAGGTGCACGGCCGGATCGACGACCTGGTCCCCGACGACACCGGGGTCCGGGTGTCGGGCCGCGCTTTCCCGCCCGGGTCGGCCGCCGGCGAGGAACGCACGCTGAGGGCCGACTACGTCGTCCTGGCCACCGGTCTCGAGCTGCGCACGCCCGCGTACGCCGCGCGTGTGCGTGACCACCCCGCCTATCTGCGGGAGCCGTACACCCGCCGAGGCGTGCGCACCCTGGAGAACCTGCCCAGCGGTGCCCGGGTCCTGATCGTCGGCTCGGTACTCAGCGCCTACGACACCACGACCCTGCTGCTCCGGCGCGGACACACCGGCGACATCTACCTCACCTCCGGCTCCGGCTCCTCGCTGCGGGCCTACCCCGAGCAGCACGCGCACGAGGTCATCGAGCTCCCGGCACCGGCCTTCGCGGACGCCGACTTCGCCTCCCGTTCGCGGTTTCTGGAGGCCGTCGGGCGCGAGTGGCGCACGGCCTGTGCCCGGGCCCGCGCGAGCCACCCGGACCTGCCCGAGGCCATCGTGTCCGAGCGGGTGGCCAAGGCGTGGGAACCGCACACCCCCGCCGTCCTGAGCCACCTGGCCACGCCGCTGCTCAGATCCCTTCTCCAGGAGTTCAGTACGGCTGTCGCGACGCTTCGCGTGGGGGCGATGCGTCAGGCCGTCTCACCGGTGGACGACGCGGTCGCCTCCGGTGAGCAGGTGCACCGCCTCGTCGGCACGGTCGAGGACATCCGCCCGGCGTCCGGCGACGGCCTGGTCGTGCGCCTGGTGCACCGGGACGGGCAGACCCGCGAGATGGCCTGCGACCTCGTGGTGGACAGCTTCGGCCGCCAGCCCGACTACACGAAGGCCGGCTCCCCGCTGTGGCGCAACCTGCTGGCCGCCGGAACAGCCGTCCCGCACGAGCGCACCGGCCGGGGCCTCGAGGTCGACGAGTACGGCCATCCGGTGCGCCGGGACGGGACGCCCGCCCACCGGGTCGCACTGGTCGGTTGCCTGCGCGAGGGTGACGAGATCATCCGCAACGGCCGCTCCGGCGCGTTCTCCCTGAACCTGGCCGCCATCAAGAACCACTCGCTGTCCGTCGTCGTCGACATTCTCGACGCCCTCGAAGAGCCGCGAACCGCTGCGGGTCCGGGAGTCGAGCAGGTGCGCGAGGCCCTCTTCGCCCGCCCCGGCACGCCTGCCGGCGACCTGGCCCTGCGCGCGCGTGACCTGGAGATCCGCAGGCTGTCCGTGCAGGGACGCGGCGATCGGGAGACGCTGTCGGCAGACCTCGCGGCCTGCATCGACTCCCTCGCCCTGCGGCCCTGGCCGCCGGGTGCCACCCGGCCCCTGCTCACCGTCGCGATCCGCCGGGAGGCCCTGCAGGCACTCTGCGACGTGTCCGTCACCCCGAAGGACCTGACCGGCATCCTGGGCCTCGAACCCGTCATCTGA
- a CDS encoding CRTAC1 family protein has translation MFTGVQVGHGTPSSAAVSEGYSFKGQPLAMPPGYDDQPMNTVRRVNPEYENIKAWISSVGASIAMNDLVGNGLSDGVCVVDTRTDAVVVTYTPTAPDADRFTPFVLDPVALPMDAAMAPTGCTPGDYNGDGRMDILVSYWGRTPIVFLAKSGATELSNAAYHPVELVPHESPDGRYHGPRWNTDAIYVGDLDGSGHPSIVVGNYFPDSDVLDPNGLKNTTMNTSLSSAVNAGGDHVMQWLGGTSGEKPTVSYVENKKAIPYADATGWTLAIAGAELTDSGLPDLYIANDFGRDHLLHNISTPGNIRFKTVKGERTPTTPKSFVLGKDSFKGMGVDFADINGEGKFDILVSNIDQAWGLEESNFVFVNNSESRADMADSLSKGVAPFTQEAADYGLAWTGWCWDVKAGDFLNNGDMSVVQATGFVQGETDRWAWLQEMAMMNDVLLSTPKMWPKLTPGSDISGHNVLAFYARSSKDGAYVNISKELGITDDTPTRAIATADTTGTGALDFAVARQWGPPVFYANTATDRGNALDLNLYRPSVDEASAGSGLAGLGAPAYNATVTVKTPSGTQTSQLDGGGGHSGFRSFGVHFGLGDHSGATSVEVKWRDVDGTLHRETTQLAPGTHNLMLTDTIEEVSGR, from the coding sequence ATGTTCACGGGCGTCCAGGTGGGTCACGGGACTCCGTCGAGTGCCGCGGTGAGCGAAGGGTATTCGTTCAAGGGCCAGCCGCTCGCGATGCCGCCCGGCTACGACGACCAGCCCATGAACACCGTGCGCCGGGTCAATCCCGAGTACGAGAACATCAAGGCCTGGATCTCCTCCGTCGGCGCCAGCATCGCGATGAACGACCTTGTCGGGAACGGGCTTTCCGACGGCGTCTGCGTCGTCGACACCCGCACCGACGCGGTCGTCGTCACCTACACCCCGACCGCGCCCGACGCAGACCGGTTCACGCCGTTCGTGCTGGATCCCGTCGCGCTGCCGATGGACGCGGCCATGGCCCCGACCGGCTGCACGCCCGGCGACTACAACGGCGACGGGCGGATGGACATCCTGGTCTCGTACTGGGGACGCACACCGATCGTCTTCCTGGCGAAGTCCGGGGCCACGGAACTGAGCAACGCGGCCTACCACCCGGTCGAACTCGTACCTCACGAGTCGCCGGACGGCCGCTACCACGGGCCGCGGTGGAACACCGACGCGATCTACGTGGGTGACCTGGACGGCAGCGGGCACCCCTCGATCGTCGTCGGGAACTACTTCCCGGACTCCGACGTGCTCGACCCGAACGGGCTGAAGAACACCACGATGAACACGTCGCTCTCCAGCGCGGTCAACGCCGGGGGTGACCACGTGATGCAGTGGCTCGGCGGCACCTCGGGTGAGAAGCCGACGGTCTCGTACGTCGAGAACAAGAAGGCGATCCCGTACGCGGACGCCACCGGCTGGACGCTGGCCATCGCCGGTGCCGAGCTCACCGACAGCGGCCTGCCGGACCTCTACATCGCCAACGACTTCGGGCGCGACCACCTGCTGCACAACATCTCCACCCCCGGCAACATCCGGTTCAAGACCGTGAAGGGGGAGCGGACCCCGACCACGCCCAAGTCGTTCGTGCTGGGCAAGGACTCCTTCAAGGGCATGGGGGTCGACTTCGCCGACATCAATGGCGAGGGCAAGTTCGACATCCTGGTCAGCAACATCGACCAGGCGTGGGGCCTGGAGGAGAGCAACTTCGTCTTCGTGAACAACAGCGAGAGCCGAGCCGACATGGCCGATTCGCTGAGCAAGGGCGTGGCGCCCTTCACCCAGGAGGCGGCCGACTACGGACTGGCCTGGACCGGCTGGTGCTGGGACGTCAAGGCCGGCGACTTCCTGAACAACGGCGACATGAGCGTCGTGCAGGCGACCGGCTTCGTCCAGGGCGAGACCGACCGGTGGGCCTGGCTGCAGGAGATGGCCATGATGAACGACGTGCTGCTGAGCACGCCCAAGATGTGGCCGAAACTGACACCTGGTAGCGACATCTCGGGCCACAACGTGCTCGCCTTCTACGCCCGCTCGTCCAAGGACGGGGCATACGTCAACATCAGCAAGGAACTGGGGATCACCGACGACACGCCCACCCGGGCGATCGCCACCGCCGACACGACGGGAACCGGCGCCCTCGACTTCGCCGTCGCCCGGCAGTGGGGCCCGCCGGTCTTCTACGCCAACACGGCCACCGACCGGGGCAACGCCCTCGACCTGAACCTCTACCGGCCCAGCGTCGACGAGGCGTCGGCCGGAAGCGGCCTGGCAGGCCTGGGAGCCCCGGCCTACAACGCCACCGTCACCGTGAAAACACCGTCGGGCACGCAGACCTCGCAGCTGGACGGCGGTGGTGGCCACAGCGGGTTCCGCAGCTTCGGGGTCCACTTCGGGCTCGGTGACCACTCCGGCGCGACGTCGGTGGAGGTGAAGTGGCGGGACGTGGACGGCACCCTGCACCGCGAGACCACGCAGCTGGCCCCGGGCACGCACAACCTGATGCTCACCGACACGATCGAGGAGGTTTCCGGACGATGA
- a CDS encoding enediyne biosynthesis protein UnbU, protein MTTTAEQQAADSAGTQRPSTPAPTTQPGPTSPSGPATPPGPIAEKKPADPRYLALRNFAISISIFNILGYTVLGFEQPWLWPIISVLFAYSVEIVLEYVSAWAQQREPRFQGKGARGMYEFLLPSHITALAVNMLLYANDLILPILFGVFVGVAGKHALQAPINGRMRHFMNPSNFGIAATLLCFGSWVSISPPYMFVEHANNLFRLLVPMLILTSGTVINALLTKRVALIMGWVGGFVIQALIRWAIWDISLYSALGPITGVAFVLFTNYMITDPGTTPTKARAQFMFGASVAGVYGILIAMNVVYTLFFATAIVCGLRGLGWWAVHWRRTYEARAAAPQPEAREAVPAPVA, encoded by the coding sequence ATGACCACGACCGCAGAACAGCAGGCCGCCGACAGCGCCGGAACGCAGCGACCATCAACTCCGGCACCCACGACGCAGCCCGGGCCGACGTCACCCTCCGGGCCGGCCACCCCGCCGGGGCCCATCGCCGAGAAGAAGCCCGCCGACCCGCGCTACCTGGCCCTGCGTAACTTCGCGATCTCGATCAGCATCTTCAACATTCTCGGTTACACCGTGCTGGGCTTCGAGCAGCCCTGGCTGTGGCCGATCATCTCGGTGCTGTTCGCCTACAGCGTCGAGATCGTGCTGGAGTACGTCAGCGCCTGGGCCCAGCAACGCGAGCCGCGGTTCCAGGGCAAGGGCGCGCGGGGGATGTACGAGTTCCTGCTGCCCTCGCACATCACCGCGCTGGCCGTGAACATGCTGCTCTACGCGAACGACCTGATTCTGCCGATCCTGTTCGGGGTCTTCGTCGGGGTCGCCGGCAAGCACGCCCTGCAGGCACCCATCAACGGGCGCATGCGGCACTTCATGAACCCGTCGAACTTCGGGATCGCCGCCACCCTGCTGTGTTTCGGGTCCTGGGTCAGCATCTCGCCGCCGTACATGTTCGTCGAGCACGCCAACAACCTCTTCCGGCTCCTCGTCCCCATGCTCATCCTGACGTCCGGAACCGTGATCAACGCACTCCTGACCAAGCGGGTGGCGCTGATCATGGGCTGGGTGGGCGGGTTCGTGATCCAGGCCCTCATCCGCTGGGCCATCTGGGACATCTCGCTGTACTCGGCCCTCGGGCCGATCACCGGGGTGGCCTTCGTCCTGTTCACCAACTACATGATCACCGACCCGGGCACGACCCCGACGAAGGCCCGGGCGCAGTTCATGTTCGGCGCGTCCGTGGCCGGGGTGTACGGCATCCTGATCGCGATGAACGTCGTCTACACGCTCTTCTTCGCCACCGCGATCGTCTGCGGGCTGCGAGGTCTCGGCTGGTGGGCGGTGCACTGGCGGCGCACGTACGAGGCGCGCGCCGCCGCACCGCAGCCCGAGGCGCGTGAGGCGGTTCCCGCACCCGTGGCCTGA